The following are from one region of the Corythoichthys intestinalis isolate RoL2023-P3 chromosome 17, ASM3026506v1, whole genome shotgun sequence genome:
- the LOC130905769 gene encoding histone H3, whose product MARTKQTARKSTGGKAPRKQLATKAARKSAPATGGVKKPHRYRPGTVALREIRRYQKSTELLIRKLPFQRLVREIAQDFKTDLRFQSSAVMALQEASEAYLVGLFEDTNLCAIHAKRVTIMPKDIQLARRIRGERA is encoded by the coding sequence ATGGCAAGAACCAAGCAAACAGCTCGTAAATCCACCGGCGGCAAAGCCCCTAGGAAGCAGTTGGCCACCAAGGCCGCCCGTAAAAGTGCCCCGGCTACCGGCGGCGTTAAGAAGCCTCACCGCTACAGGCCCGGTACCGTAGCTCTCCGTGAGATCCGTCGTTACCAGAAGTCGACTGAGCTCCTCATCCGCAAGTTGCCATTCCAGCGTCTTGTTAGAGAGATCGCCCAGGACTTCAAGACCGACCTTCGCTTCCAGAGCTCCGCCGTCATGGCTCTACAGGAAGCCAGCGAGGCTTACCTCGTCGGGCTGTTTGAGGACACAAATCTGTGCGCCATCCACGCCAAGAGAGTCACCATCATGCCAAAAGATATCCAGCTAGCCCGTCGTATCCGCGGCGAGAGAGCTTAA
- the LOC130905676 gene encoding histone H1-like — protein MAEVAPAAAPAKAPKKKTAKTAKKKVGPSLSELIVKTVAASKERNGVSLAALKKALAAAGYDLDKNKNRVKTAVVGLVTKGTLVQTKGTGASGSFKMNKKAEGKAKAPAKAAKKAPAKAKKPASKKATPSKKPKAAATKKPAAKKSAKKPAKAATPKKAAKKATKSPKKAAAPKKAPAAKKASAAKKSPAKRVAKPKTVKKAAPKKK, from the coding sequence ATGGCAGAGGTAGCCCCTGCAGCAGCCCCGGCGAAAGCGCCCAAGAAGAAGACCGCTAAGACCGCTAAGAAGAAGGTGGGACCCTCTCTTAGCGAGCTTATCGTCAAAACCGTGGCCGCGTCCAAAGAGCGAAATGGTGTTTCCCTCGCGGCGCTCAAAAAGGCTTTGGCCGCCGCCGGCTATGATTTGGACAAGAACAAGAACCGCGTTAAAACCGCCGTTGTTGGCCTGGTGACTAAAGGAACCCTCGTCCAGACCAAGGGAACCGGCGCTTCTGGTTCATTCAAGATGAACAAGAAGGCCGAAGGGAAGGCGAAGGCCCCAGCTAAGGCTGCGAAAAAGGCCCCAGCCAAAGCTAAGAAGCCCGCATCTAAGAAGGCAACACCGAGCAAGAAGCCCAAAGCTGCTGCCACCAAGAAGCCGGCCGCTAAGAAATCCGCCAAAAAGCCGGCTAAGGCCGCGACGCCCAAGAAAGCAGCTAAGAAGGCTACCAAGAGCCCCAAGAAAGCCGCTGCGCCCAAAAAAGCACCCGCGGCCAAGAAGGCTTCCGCCGCCAAAAAGAGCCCGGCCAAGAGGGTAGCCAAgccaaaaactgttaaaaaggCAGCACCTAAGAAGAAGTAA
- the LOC130905490 gene encoding histone H2A-like — translation MSGRGKTGGKARAKAKTRSSRAGLQFPVGRVHRLLRKGNYGERVGAGAPVYLAAVLEYLTAEILELAGNAARDNKKTRIIPRHLQLAVRNDEELNKLLGGVTIAQGGVLPNIQAVLLPKKTEKAAKSK, via the coding sequence ATGAGCGGAAGAGGAAAAACCGGTGGCAAAGCAAGAGCAAAGGCAAAGACCCGATCTTCTCGTGCTGGACTTCAGTTTCCAGTCGGTCGTGTCCACAGGCTTCTACGCAAAGGCAACTATGGTGAACGTGTAGGCGCTGGAGCTCCTGTGTACCTTGCCGCTGTTCTCGAATATCTGACTGCAGAGATTCTGGAATTGGCCGGCAACGCCGCCCGCGACAACAAGAAAACCAGGATCATCCCCCGTCATCTGCAGCTAGCTGTCCGCAACGATGAGGAGCTCAACAAACTCCTGGGCGGAGTGACCATCGCTCAGGGCGGCGTGCTGCCCAACATCCAGGCGGTTCTTCTGCCAAAGAAGACCGAAAAGGCTGCCAAGTCTAAGTAA
- the LOC130906044 gene encoding histone H2B 1/2-like codes for MPEPSKPAPKKGSKKAVAKSVSKSGKKKRRTRKESYAIYVYKVLKQVHPDTGISSKAMSIMNSFVNDIFERIASEASRLAHYNKRSTITSREIQTAVRLLLPGELAKHAVSEGTKAVTKYTSSK; via the coding sequence ATGCCTGAGCCGTCCAAACCTGCACCGAAGAAGGGATCCAAGAAAGCTGTCGCCAAGAGCGTCAGCAAGTCTGGAAAGAAAAAGAGGAGGACCAGGAAAGAGAGTTACGCCATCTACGTGTACAAAGTCTTGAAACAGGTCCATCCCGACACCGGTATCTCTTCCAAGGCGATGAGCATCATGAATTCATTCGTGAACGACATCTTCGAGCGAATCGCTTCCGAAGCTTCGCGCCTGGCTCACTACAACAAGAGATCCACCATCACCTCCAGGGAGATTCAAACCGCCGTGCGTCTCCTGCTGCCAGGCGAGCTGGCTAAGCACGCAGTGTCTGAGGGCACCAAGGCCGTCACCAAGTATACTAGCTCTAAGTAG
- the LOC130906045 gene encoding histone H4: protein MSGRGKGGKGLGKGGAKRHRKVLRDNIQGITKPAIRRLARRGGVKRISGLIYEETRGVLKVFLENVIRDAVTYTEHAKRKTVTAMDVVYALKRQGRTLYGFGG from the coding sequence ATGTCTGGACGTGGTAAAGGCGGTAAAGGGCTGGGAAAAGGAGGCGCCAAGCGTCACCGTAAAGTCTTACGTGATAACATCCAGGGAATCACGaaaccagccatccgtcgtctgGCCCGTCGCGGTGGAGTCAAGCGTATCTCCGGCCTCATTTATGAAGAAACACGCGGTGTGTTGAAGGTTTTCTTGGAGAACGTCATCCGTGACGCAGTGACCTACACCGAGCACGCCAAGAGAAAGACCGTTACAGCTATGGATGTGGTCTATGCCCTCAAGAGGCAAGGGCGCACACTCTATGGTTTCGGCGGTTAA
- the zgc:92275 gene encoding cholesterol 7-desaturase nvd isoform X1, whose protein sequence is MHEEELFGVKEDNKQRLGLQSPDVNDDLCPERQETELTLIKVEVEDKDTPHIKEEVDTSSVKEEEEPLPFYNKEEELMLSDIKEEEMEEIVTKLVDEDCPSEESSSSSQHITTEGEKDHCKDSQEDGLLAPISDDNDAESHSPHTDDDEEQSEGDATCYTDKKCKCSHCGKKLSCKSSLKIHMISHTGEKPFSCSVCGQRFALKGNLKTHISTHTGTKPFVCSVCGKTFSNKRYLKLHSKRHTGEKHFACQLCDQRFFIKGNLKAHLRTHTGEKPFCCSVCGQRFSERGSLKTHTRTHTGEKPFACSDCGQRFSQKGSLNTHTRMHTGEKPFACSYCSQKFSVKGSLNVHIRTHTGGKPFVCTICGQSFTQKGSLTMHMRKHTGEKPFVCSECGQKFSKKESLKTHIRIHTGEKPFPCTICGHRFSQRGTLKRHTITHTAEKDFACPVCDQSFSHKRSLEVHIKTHSSEKAFACSDCDQSFSDEASLKIHAQNQTH, encoded by the exons atgcacgaagagGAACTTTTTGGTGTAAAAGAGGACAACAAGCAACGACTTGGCCTTCAGAGTCCAG ATGTCAATGATGATCTTTGTCCTGAGCGTCAAGAGACAGAGCTCACCCTCATTAAAGTGGAAGTGGAGGATAAAGACACTCCCCACATCAAAGAAGAGGTGGACACCAGCTCTGTTAAAGAGGAAGAGGAGCCCCTGCCCTTCTACAATAAAGAGGAGGAGCTAATGCTTTCAGACATAAAGGAAGAAGAGATGGAAGAGATTGTCACCAAGTTGGTAGATGAAGATTGTCCGAGTGAGGAGAGCAGCAGCTCAAGTCAACACATAACAACAGAAGGCGAGAAAGACCATTGTAAAGATTCACAAGAAGATGGCCTCTTAGCTCCAATATCAGATGATAATGACGCAGAGTCACATTCTCCTCACACTGATGATGATGAGGAGCAATCTGAAGGTGATGCGACATGTTACACtgacaaaaaatgtaaatgctCTCATTGTGGGAAAAAATTGAGCTGCAAGTCTAGTTTGAAAATACACATGATCAGCCACACTGGTGAGAAacccttttcctgctcagtttgtggtcaaagattcgctcTTAAAGGAAACTTAAAGACACACATTAGCACGCACACAGGCACAAAACCTTTTGTTTGCTCAGTTTGCGGTAAAACATTCTCCAATAAAAGATATTTAAAATTACACTCAAAAAGACATACTGGTGAGAAACATTTTGCCTGCCAACTTTGCGATCAAAGATTTTTTATAAAGGGGAACTTAAAAGCACACTTAAGAACGCACacaggcgaaaaacctttttgttGCTCGGTTTGTGGGCAAAGATTCTCCGAAAGAGGAAGCTTAAAAacgcacacaagaacacacactggagagaaaccttttgcctgtTCAGATTGTGGCCAAAGATTCTCTCAAAAGGGAAGCTTAAATACACACACAAGAATGCATACGGGGGAGAAACCTTTTGCGTGCTCTTACTGTAGTCAAAAATTCTCTGTTAAGGGAAGCTTAAACGTACACATTAGAACACACACCGGAGGgaaaccttttgtctgcacaatttgtggtcaaAGTTTCACTCAAAAGGGAAGCTTAACAATGCACATGAGAAagcacactggagagaaaccttttgtctgctcagAGTGTGGTCAAAAATTCTCTAAAAAGGAAAGTTTAAAAACACATATACGAATACAtactggagagaaaccttttcCCTGCACAATTTGCGGCCACAGATTCTCTCAAAGAGGAACCTTAAAAAGACACACAATAACTCACACAGCGGAGAAAGATTTTGCCTGTCCGGTTTGTGACCAAAGTTTCTCTCATAAAAGAAGCTTAGAAGTACACATAAAAACACACAGTAGCGAGAAGGCTTTTGCCTGTTCAGATTGTGATCAAAGTTTCTCTGACGAAGCAAGCTTAAAAATACACGCACAAAATCAAACACACTGA